The Solibacillus sp. FSL W7-1436 genome window below encodes:
- a CDS encoding chemotaxis protein CheX, whose protein sequence is MSNSAHIQTILNGTIHSIKTILPMIIDVKSPSIINEPYEQLEMGVLIGLVGDIKGRIIIDGTPESFSAIGSAMFGMPLEGAMLESFTGELGNMIAGNLCTYTVQHDLELDITPPTVMVGHTKLYGFKQAFKIPAILEGIGDLIILYTIDTEEE, encoded by the coding sequence TTGAGTAATTCGGCGCACATTCAAACTATTTTAAACGGGACAATTCATTCAATAAAAACAATACTGCCTATGATTATAGATGTAAAATCTCCTTCTATCATAAATGAACCGTATGAACAACTTGAGATGGGAGTGCTAATTGGATTAGTTGGTGATATTAAAGGAAGAATTATCATCGATGGCACACCGGAAAGTTTTAGTGCAATCGGCTCCGCGATGTTCGGAATGCCTTTAGAGGGTGCTATGCTCGAGTCCTTTACAGGCGAACTGGGGAATATGATTGCCGGTAATTTATGTACATATACGGTCCAACATGATTTGGAGCTTGATATTACGCCACCTACCGTGATGGTCGGACATACGAAATTATACGGTTTTAAGCAAGCATTTAAAATACCGGCCATATTGGAAGGTATCGGGGATTTAATTATTCTTTATACAATTGATACTGAAGAAGAGTAA
- the glsA gene encoding glutaminase A: MNKLQKIYEQAKQMTASGQVASYIPALAAANNDLFAVSLLSAEQEIELGDCTETFTLQSVVKVISFMVAANHHGIEEIMHYVDVEPTGDSFNSIVRLEGHNNKPFNPMINAGAITIASLLPGETMFEKVKSVTAYLEKMIGKKVHINNEIYFSEYQSADYNRAIAYILQANGFLKSDVEEALQVYLQLCSISVDVSDLAKMAYYFATNGKGSEACCNKEVINIAKALMLTCGMYNASGKFAAFVGLPAKSGVSGAIIAVVRNGEIEQLKGPIGIGIYGPAIDQVGNSVAGIDFLMHLSKEYDLFCL, encoded by the coding sequence ATGAACAAACTACAAAAAATTTATGAACAGGCAAAGCAAATGACAGCAAGTGGCCAGGTCGCCTCGTATATACCAGCGCTTGCTGCTGCGAATAATGATTTATTTGCGGTAAGTTTACTAAGTGCAGAACAGGAAATCGAATTAGGTGATTGTACAGAAACGTTTACGCTTCAAAGTGTCGTGAAAGTAATCAGTTTTATGGTCGCAGCAAATCATCACGGTATTGAGGAGATCATGCATTATGTTGATGTGGAGCCGACAGGAGACTCCTTCAATTCGATCGTCCGCTTGGAAGGTCATAATAATAAGCCATTCAATCCGATGATTAATGCGGGGGCGATAACGATTGCTTCGTTACTTCCGGGTGAGACAATGTTTGAAAAAGTGAAATCTGTCACGGCATATTTAGAAAAGATGATCGGAAAGAAAGTGCATATTAATAATGAAATCTATTTTTCCGAGTACCAGTCGGCAGATTATAACCGGGCAATCGCCTATATTTTACAGGCGAATGGTTTCCTGAAATCTGATGTAGAGGAAGCGCTTCAAGTCTATTTACAGCTCTGCTCGATTTCAGTAGATGTGTCGGATTTAGCGAAAATGGCCTATTATTTTGCGACTAATGGAAAGGGTAGTGAAGCTTGCTGCAATAAAGAGGTCATTAATATAGCAAAAGCTTTAATGCTCACATGCGGAATGTACAATGCATCCGGAAAATTTGCAGCATTTGTAGGGTTGCCGGCAAAGAGCGGTGTATCCGGGGCTATCATTGCCGTAGTCCGAAATGGTGAAATAGAACAATTGAAAGGTCCGATTGGAATCGGCATATATGGACCAGCAATCGATCAGGTCGGCAATAGTGTAGCAGGCATCGATTTTTTGATGCATCTGTCAAAGGAATACGATTTATTTTGTCTCTAA